In Vitis vinifera cultivar Pinot Noir 40024 chromosome 4, ASM3070453v1, the genomic window CTCATCTCATGTCTTTTTGGAATGAGTGCGAGCATTTTCAGTCAGTTTCTTAAGGTTGGTGAAGAATCTCTGATACCGTGTGAGTGCGACACTCACTGAATTTTCCCATTTACAGTAAAATAATTTCCCATTCTTTCTCTCGGGCCATGGGCGAACTTGGGACAATGGCGTGCCATTTACGAAAGATACCAGATGCTGCTACTACTGCTTACTACTACTACCTACTACCATTATCAATCTTATTCCTCAGTCACACCCAAGTTAACACAGAGATGCCGCTTTTAGGTGATGGATGTTTGCACACCCCTTGAGCGCCATGAGGCTGTCTCCTCATTTCAGCATCTTGTAGTTACACCAAACGTCACCCTTTGGTAAGTAAAGTTTGACAGAGGATCATACACAATGATGGTTACCAACAATGTGGACCCGACTTGACCCGATATAATAATCACTGCGCAAAGCCCACCACCATCCCATTTCCTCTCCATCTTCCACCGTCATTGCCATCCCATGGTTGGTCAATGATGTGGGGTCCCGACATTCTCGAGGCAATCCACGTGTCTCTCTGTCCTGCCAGTCAAATTCTCAACAAAGTGTAAAACCATCATTTCTATGGTTCCACCCGCGTAACATTTGGCTCAAACTGGGTGCATTGGGTGGTCTCAGATACCCTAGCCTAGATGTAAATGAATCTGTACATTTTTTTCTCCACATGATCGATAGAGCATATTTAGAACTCCAATGAATGACAGTAATTTTTGTACATGGTGATCAGCCATGCGACATTGACTTCTTACGCAGCATGCGACTGcaaaacaaagtaaaatggCAGAGATGGCGCTTTGGGAGAAGAAAATCTTACTGTGCAATAGCCACAGAAGGATTATGCTCCCAAGCAAACAAATTAGTAGGACACAGTAAAAGACACTACTGATAGGCGGAAGTGAACGTATTGAAGTTTTATACtatttgttcttgcttaaagagaACTGCATGCTTGTCCAATCTGAACTGGAGTCATTAATTCATAACaagacaaaagagaaaaaaacacatGAAGTGGATCCAGCCTTTGGGATTGTAGTTTTGATTTCATATTGAAATAAAGGCTTGTGGTTAATTGTGACAGGTTgatattgatatgaaaattgagGCTGCGTGCTGTCCCATGAATGCTCTGAGTTCATATATTGGCCAACCCTATGAAGTATGGTCACACAACATGTTGCAGATATGTGTGGTGATTGAATGGATTCCTCTTTTACATGCGTGAGAAAGCAATGCTGCATGAGAATGAGAGGTCACCATAACTCTCTCTCAAAGGAGTTCATTACATGATTTTACGAAGTTCATTTTTCTGtgatcttctttgaagttgactccTAAACTAGCGACTCATACTCggtttttttcataattcctgGATAAAATTCATAGAGAGAAGTGACAGAATGACCAGAAGATCATTGTGAACCTAGTAATCTCCATATCAAATCCTACAGCTTTTacgaagaaaacaaaaaataaaagattaaaaacaggtgatcttatttatttttcattttccatgttCTTCAGAGAGCTTTAGACGCCCGTTTGTGGGTCGGGGGTTTACAGAACAGAACATCCCAAATCTCTGTGAAAGCCTCGACGATGACTCCATGGTGGTGGCGCGAGTTCAGGGACAGAAAACAGTGGAGGAGCTGCTCCAAGTCCTTCTCTTCGAACATCTGTTTCTCCAGTATCATCTCCATCATTGACCTCTTGAAATCTTCGTAGGGGTCCTCCGATTTCTTCACCACTGCAAAACTCTCCCTAACCTTTCCGTCCACAGTACAGGGTATCAGCCTCTGGAACATTGACAACCTCGCCGGCGACTCACTTTCTGGAGACGACAGCCCACTTGTCTTCGCGTTTCTTGGTGACCCGCCTCCCTTATCGCTCTTCGAAACGCAGCGTTTAACCTTCTTAACCTTCTTCGCGTTCTTCTTTTTCTTACGCCTCACTCCATTCATGGGCATCTCGCGTATTGTCTCCAAATGAGGATTGAACTCCGACGATGAATCAGTGGAGAAGCTTCTTGAAGAAGAAACTAGGGTTTCTGTTTCCTCACCGTCATTCTCCTGACCACAGTCACTGCTAAACAACCCACTGTCAGCTGAAGAAGTACTCATGCGAACTCTAAACGCTGCTTTCTTCTTTTTACTCCTCCGTTTCTTCTTCTCCGCCGTGGGAGGTGGCGGTGGAGGCAACACATCATCGTCCGACTCCCCGGAAACAGATGAGTTATATATTTTCTGGCGAGGGTTGTCGTCGTAGACCTTGGCAACCACGTGCCACTTGTCTTCCTTCTTCCACTTGAACTCCGGCGATTCGCTGTCATCGTCATCGGAGAAGCATTGCCTGGAGGACCTCGACCCCAAACCACACCCGACGGATATGATCGCAGAAGACACGTGGCGCTTGAGGGAGTTGCGATGGGGTTTGGGCGGAGGCGGGGTCGCCGGTAAGTCGAGGTGGATGACTTCAGGGTTAGCCGGAGAGAGGCGGAAGAACACAGGAACAGGATTTTCAGGAAGACTGGACGGATCCTTGGAGCGACAGGATTGGAAAGATGGGATGACTCGCGAAATCCGAAGCTTGAAACGTCTCGCCATTacccctccctctctctctctctctctctctctctctctctctctctctctctctctctctcaagccAGGCGTCAAAACATGAACTGTTTGTCTCAGAAAACCGTGGCTTTATACAGTGAGGAGTGCCTTCAAATTAATGCCTTTTTGCCGAGCAGAATAATGAAAGTTGACAACAATTTCTTCCCTTCTCCCAAACCACCTCACCCCcctaaaaaatcataaaaataaaccCACATTGTGTGTCGAGTCCGGCCTCATTCCTTGATCTGATTATGATTAAGACTAATGGCAACTGCAAGCAAGGCCGATACCATTTCCATTATAAGTAAATAGCGTGATGCCATTTCTTAGACCAATGCCCTCCACCGGCCGTacgtgaaaaaaaatatataggacACCACCTGCCTAGATTGTCTCTTGCAGCTGTATAATTGATGGTAAGTTGGTAACATTATTAGCCCCCCAGCTGGACACTTCCACCCCCAATTCAAAAACCCCCTTACGCTATagacaaataaaaatgattggAATATTTTAATTTCGTCATTTCCTTTGTTTTCATATTGTATGAATAACATCAATAATTGAAGGGGAAAAATGTATGGAGACAAGCAGGTTAATGCAGTGGGGGATGGAGGCGTACGAAGATGAGGAAAAGGCTTGATTCTCCCATTGAAATAATTTTGGAGGGAAGCTAAATCCTCAAAATTTGGGGAGTCTTTAGAAATTTGGATCATAGATGATCCACCCGTACAGTTGAGGGATTCTTTGACAGATTGGATACACTCAGGTACTGAAATGAAGACTACACGTGGAGCTTCATCCATTgtaattcaagttttttttttcagcttTATTCATTTTCACATTCTTTTTCTTGGCCAAGTCAATAAAGACACGACAAATTTCGTATCTCATGGTTGGATTCCACGTTTTCGGGTCACGCGTCCCCGCTCCGCGcttatttggaaattatttcctttgctttatttttgtttttagattaaatttatcatttaattctGAACATCCATTTGGCACCACACTAAATCAAAccttttacattttaaaatattttaatttgcaATTAATTGTCCTATGAAATTCTTCAACATTGagatataaacattttttatagcTAGTTGAAGGATtagaataaaataatcatatttttttttatgaaaagagatTGCGAAACAAAATACTTATAAATTCGATTGAAATATAAATcacaataattttgaaaacgaaattttatatataggaaATTTGATCAACAAATAATCGACTCTACATTacaaatatctttcttttttaattaaaaattaacaatcataaatatttaaacCTTGAGACAATTTCGAAATATCCTCTATTTGACagaatttaaaacattattatttttattataacaatttatTATCCACATTCAATTTTTAGGTTTGTTCGTGATATCCCACatggaaaaaaaagttataatgtTATATAAGTATAGACTCCTGTTATAAACATGCAGATACGTTTTAAAGTTGTTAGGACTCCTTTAAACCCAAAATGAACAATGATCGGTGTGATTTAAGTTACAAACTTATTATTCTTGACAGCTAACACGTCTATTTACCTTTTATCACAAACCTATTAGAAGAGATTAtgttattaagaaataaaaagagcGCAATAAAAGAAGGGTAGCTTTATTGTAAGGAGAAAAGGCTTTTAGACGTGTAGACCCGGAGAAAAGAGGGTGAAATATGCAAAGAAGCTATGTATGAAAGCGCATGGTGGGGATCCAAGGAAACAAAATCATCTTTGCATGCGACTGTCTTCTCTTTTTTCACACTCCTTTAAGGACATGCTCATTCACATTACTAAAGCTTCtccttctttttatattttcctttttcttttcactgTCTCTGCTTCCTGTAAAATTCAGATTGCCCTCCTTCCCCTGCCTACTACTCCCAACTCCCAACGCCTCCTTTTGagtttttccaaaatttgaattcaaattggGCTTTAATGGGCTCACCACCTGTACCTTCATGTACCAAGTCTGATAAGGAATATGCTGTGGGCCGGTCATATGGTACTGGCCTAGAAATGACCTTCTAAGCCCAAGGTCTAGATCTTTTTAACAACATTTATATAAAGAGATAATGCCTACTTTTGTGGTCATGCATACGCTAAATATTAgtttaataatataatcaaGTTGGCAGGAGAAGTGGATCCACCTTGACGTGTCAAGCTTTTCTTGCTTGGATAAATACACGTCCCATCAAACATATGTAGGTCGAAATTGTAATATTTGGTAGGATATTGGAATTGATTTAGTATCACGCCTAACATATTATGATAGATGGGGGTTTTTATAATTGTAAggtagatttataaaatatggttggaaaataaaatatttcctaaactacCCTACTTTGGACCCACTGATAcgaataaaatttatatttaaacaatttctatatattttatttgaaaaaaaaattaaaaagcaaaatagtttctaaaacaaacaattgtttttttttttaaaaatgttttctctaAGCGTTTTCTTgcttttaatcatatttttaatttaaaaaataaatattcgaTCGAGAGGAGGTGAATATGTGTTTTTACTCTTATAGctcaaaatttgaaaacttttaatgtaattaatgtCAATGagataatagaaaatattaaaaacaatccAACATGacatgaattttttatatatagaaaacTCCACacttgcaataaaaaaaaatccacagaATTAAAGCCTTCGAATCAACAATTCAttacttaagaaaatattatataaaattaccTCACAAATGTTACTTTAGAAGTATGAAAACCTTCTTTCAGAGCTTTGGAAAGGAAGTAGAAAACAAACTAGGGTTTTCTTAATGGTTGCATTGAACTTAAAAACGATATATGTAGGCCAATGACTTAAAGGATCAATTATGAAGCAAACcccaaaaataaaatcttaattttccAAGACAGACTCTCAAATTTGGCAGATCCAAACTTAAAACCATGGAGCGCTTGCCAACATTCTAGGGCTtgtgtatttttaaaaactttttttttatatagttttaaaCACACAATTCAATCcatatgttttcaattttaatttgcatttttttgaacttttctAAATTTACTTGTGATGTCCCGATTAATCAACTATCAACCTTGAGTCTTCAACCGAGAATAAGTCACGATTTAAAAATGTTCTATACCAAAACAAATGGCTCAATACACCAACATAactaataatataattataataaataaatgtgtgacggtattttatttaattgacaattttattattttcttactaaTTAAATGCAACTTAATTCATTAGTCTTATTTATTTCAAGACAAGTTTGAACTCCATCAAATTTGGATTCAAAGTTGTAAAATTTAAGGTAAGTATGTATTTATAATTTGTATACATTTGGAAATGACtaatataagaaattaagatgagaatgttttctattttctaatttgattttaaattatatttatctctaaaaaaaatgtgaataattttttagtaagatttaaaactataattatcTTGGTATTTGATTCTAAAAGAatctttagaatatttttaaattgggGAAGTCTTTCTAATTATAAAAAgagttttataaatataaataaaaatattttatttaaaaggtgTGGGAATTTTTATGAACCCGTAGATAGTAATTTATCAAAAGTTTGATCCTACAATTCTATTAACCTTAAGGGGTAAAACTATGTACTTTTTTCACATTTAGTGAATTATTTAGTGATCAAGTACACCTAATAAGTTGATAGGtggatgaaaattttgttttctctaaataaattaaaatatacaataaaaatattagttccATATCTCAAAACTAGAAATAAAACTTCTTtcaatatgtattataaaattaattaatttcatattaaatttaatatatataaaaataattattataattatattattataaataataatatttttaaaagtataaattatatttaacatatgacattaaaaaataaaattttatatcaaattagacattgattaaaaaattattttactttttcaaacTTTATATAGTACTTTCTTACCCattcactttctttctacttcttaatattttttttaagtaataatttttaattgaactacaattattttcaatcaatttaGAATCCTGaggataaataaaattttaattttcttataagtaatcatcttcattttttcttaaacaaaattatatggcatttaacttatttcaaaaataatgtttaaaaacttcaaaaacttaaaatgttttaaataaattattatttttattttatttaagttttttaaaaataaatctattatcaatttattgtctcatatattaaataaagtttaaaaattttgaataattttctttagttttaatttttaaaattaattttattagataaactttaaaattaaaaatattattttttaatttaaaatttaaccataaaataataaaatagagaaaaataaatatatttattattttataattaattgatataaaattaagttttatatcAATTCACCTCCTTAATTCACCATTCAAAGGGATAAGCAATTACACGTACGTCTcattaaatatatcaaaacatATCTAAGTCCAAATCATAATATTTGGTCGGATATTGTTAGGGGATTGATTTAGTAtttaccaaacaaacaaacgagACCCTACACGTAACATACATATTGTGATTGATCCTGTTCTTTCAAAAAGATATTGGAACAAAACTCTATATGGTAACAGCTAGCCAGCATGTTCCAAATTTCCAAACCAACCCCTAAAATAAAGCTTAAAACCTTAGAAGGCCTTCTTTGGAGAAAACCATGCAATTTCAGAGAGTTACTCTGGCACTATAAAATTTAGTGCAAattggagaaaattttgaagaataaaaggttgagtaaattactttttaataaaataaggtggaaaaaattataattttttaataatgtagtttaaaaaattttaaaaataaatttttaaacaagagtttaaaaaaaaaaatcaaaaaaattaaacgtAGTAGAACAAGAATTATTATGAATGAATAAAACGGACTCAGATGGGTGAATTGGCATGATAAGGGAAGGGGGGATCACTGAATTTTTGTGAAGGAGATGCTTTTATCATGTTATTGTTGAAAAGAAAAACCTAATTCCTCTATTTGATGTCGATTCATCCACACTTCCATTCTTTGTAGAGGAAGGCTAACTGTTTGTTGGCTGGGAGCTATATGAGCGGTAACATCCACGTATGGGCTCCATGAGAAAGGGCTGGAATAAAAACTTTGTTGTACCTCACTCGCGTCTTTAATGGGGTTTGCTTTATTTGTTCGGGGGaatcttttaactttttaatgggataagaatgaaaattattttgaataaatgagacGAGATTCAGATGGGATGACCCATCCAGTCCCACTTTCTCTTAGTCAACAAccaacctttaaaaaaaaataaaaaacatattatggTGTTTTGACTTGAAAGGTTGAACATTATGCAAATGTTTGGACTTATTATGCCCCATATCATAAGATTACTTATATTTCTCCTTAATGGTAGTTTgcttattttattaagaaaaaaatttattatttaaataaatgaaattgagtATATGCCATGGAAGCGATGATATTaagtataattttattaataaaaaaatatattgagaaaaatgattttttttttatatttattttatcacaagaaacttaaaagaaattcaaatataattaaaattagtataaaacttatatattttaaaattatttattttatatattaaaaaaataataattcaaaaatgtatataaaaataatttatacactTTTATTTCTTGTAGAGGAAGACTAACCACTTGCTACGGCTCCATGAGAAGTGGGATGAAATAAAAACCTTGTTGTACCTCACTCCCGTCTTCAATGGGGTTTGCTCTTTTTTTTGGGAagtcttttagttttttttaatgggataCGAATGAAAATTATTCTGAATAAATGAGACGTGATTCGGATGGGATGACTCATCCAGTCCCACTTTCTCTCAACTCTTCTTTTAGTCAACAACCAaccttcaacaaaaaaaaaaaaaaaaacacatactATGATGTTTTGACTTGAAAGGTTGAACATTATGCAAATGTTTGGACTTATTATGCCCCATATCATAAGAttacttatatttttccttaatggtaattttcttattttattaggaaaaaagtttattttttaaataaatgaaattgagtATATGCCATGGAAGCGATGATATTaagtataattttattaataaaaaaaatatattaagaaaaataattttttatatatttattttatcacaagaaacttaaaagaaattcaaatataattaaaattagtataaaacttatatattttaaaattatttatatatatacacttttaTTTCTTGTAGAGGAAGACTAAgcggtgtttgtttttttgtctttttgctaaaaaccatttagttttagaatttaggttgtttgtttttttactttttcatgacctattataaactttttactaaatagaaaaaaccaaaatatgtggttttttctaaatagaaaaaataacacaatggttttttttactttttaatacttaataaaaataaaatactacaaaaacaaacaacataatatttaatactattaagtattaaggttctatttagaattaagtaaaaaaacaaacaccacctaactgTTTGCTGGGTGGGAGCTATATGAGCGGTAATGTCCACGTATGGCTCCATGAGAAGTGGGATGAAATAAAAACCTTGTTGTACCTCACTCCCGTCTTCAATGGGGTTTGCTTTTTTTTGGGGagtcttttaaatttttttttttatgggataagaatgaaaattattttgaataagtGAGACGGGATTTGGATGGGATGACCCATCCAGTCCCACTTTCTCTCAACTCTTCTTTTAGTCAACAACCaaccttcaaaaaaaaaaaaaaaaaacacatactATGGTGTTTTGACTTGAAAGGTTGAACATTATGCAAATGTTTGGACTTATTATGCCCCATATCTTATATTTCTCCTTAACGGtagtttacttattttattaggaaaaaagtttattatttaaataaatgaaattgagtATATGCCATGGAAGCGATGATATTaagtataattttattaataaaaaatatatattaagaaaaatgatttttttatatttattttatcacaagaaacttaaaagaaattcaaatataattaaaattagtataaAACTTGtacattttaaaatgatttaatttatatattaaaaataaaaaaataattcaaaaatgtatataaaaataatttatacactTCCATTTTCTTGTAGAGGAAGACTAACTGCTTGCTGGGTGGGAGCTATATGAGCGGTAACGTCCACATACGGCTCCATGAGAAGTGGGATAGAATAAAAACCTTATTGTACCTCACTTCCATCTTCAATGGGGTTTGCTCTATTTTTTTGGggagtttttttaatttttttttatgggataagaatgagaattattttgaataaataaaatgttcAGATGAGATGACCGAAATGCCCCACTTTCTCTCAAACTCTTCTTTTAGTCAACAACCaaccttcaaaaaaaaaaaaaaaaaaacacatactATGATGATTTAACTTGAAATGTTGAACATTATGCAAATGTTTGGACTTATTATGCCCCATATCATGTTTGGACTTATTATGCCCCATATCATAAGATTACTTATATTTCTCTTAATGTtagtttacttatttttatcagGAAAcattcttattttgaaaaatttattatttaaatagatgaaattgAGTATATGCCATGGAAgcgataaaaaattatatatatatatatatatatatatatatatatatatatatatattaagaaaaatgatttttttttatatttgttttatcacaagaaacttaaaaaaaattcaaatgtaattaaaattagtataaaacttgtatattttaaaattatttaatttatatattaaaaaataaaaaataattcaaaaatgtatataaaaaataatttatacactTCCATTCCTTGTAGAGGAAGGTTAACTGCTTGCTGGGTGGTAGCTATATGAGCGGTAACTTCCACATACGGCTCCATGAGAAGAGGGGTGGAATAAAAACCTAGGGTAAGAATAAAAACCTTGTTGTACCTCACTCCCATCTTCAATAGGGTCTGCTCTATTTTTTTGGTGgagtcttttaattttttttaatggaataagaataagaattattttaaataaatgagacgGAATTCATATGGATGACCCAAATTGCCCCACTTTCTTTCAAACTCTTCTTTTAGTCAACAACTaaccttccaaaaaaaaaaacacatactatggtgttttgaaaaaaatata contains:
- the LOC100263246 gene encoding Transcription repressor OFP7-like gives rise to the protein MARRFKLRISRVIPSFQSCRSKDPSSLPENPVPVFFRLSPANPEVIHLDLPATPPPPKPHRNSLKRHVSSAIISVGCGLGSRSSRQCFSDDDDSESPEFKWKKEDKWHVVAKVYDDNPRQKIYNSSVSGESDDDVLPPPPPPTAEKKKRRSKKKKAAFRVRMSTSSADSGLFSSDCGQENDGEETETLVSSSRSFSTDSSSEFNPHLETIREMPMNGVRRKKKKNAKKVKKVKRCVSKSDKGGGSPRNAKTSGLSSPESESPARLSMFQRLIPCTVDGKVRESFAVVKKSEDPYEDFKRSMMEMILEKQMFEEKDLEQLLHCFLSLNSRHHHGVIVEAFTEIWDVLFCKPPTHKRASKAL